tgtttcgaatcggttcggaaattcgaattgaaccgatttgtgcacaggcctacTTTAGATaatctaagtcaaatgggcctaattatttttttgagcttattttaagcacaaaatgactttaagctggccagccaaacactcaaaaaagctgaaaacagcttataagcaacttatatgcaacttataagccaatccaaacgggctcttaatcccTTTTTTTGTCTTCTTCATCCATTCTTAGCAGCTGGTTCAATGTCATGCAAGCAGTAACACCATTATGATTCACCTTTTCCATCAACAAAAACTTCCAGGCAAATACTGTTTTGATTGTTAAAACTATATGATTGTGAAGATATGGCGCTTGGGTCTAAATCAAGCCCAAAAACTAGTTCATGAGGGGAGGATCACCCAAGATCATATAAGAGACCACAACTCATCCCCTCAACCGATTTGGGACCTAATACTCCCCAACATGCTCAGACTCAACTGGAGCATGGATTACGGAGGCCCAACATTGAGAAATACAACAATAAGGATCGACGGTTCTGGTTCTCATACCATGTCACCTTGGCCTAACTTAACTCAAAAGCTAGCTCACAAGGGGAGGATTGCCCGAAACCATATCAGGAGCCCACAACTCATTCCCTCAACCAATGTGGGACTTAACAATGATAAATGTTCCCATCAAGAAATATGATGTGAAATTGAAAACTATTTTAGCTTCCAAATTTTCTTTTACCCCTCATGCCCATATCTCGATAAGGTTCAAACTTATTACTAATGGAAGCACAAAAAGAACCAGCATACTATGTAACTGTAAGTGAGAGAGATAGATAGTCTTACTGATCTGGCCAGATGCTGCCGCAGGAAGTGCAGGAATTTTCACAGCTGCAATAGCAGAAAGTTGTAATAAGATCAGCAATTAGTTATGTAAGAAGAAATTTTTTGGTCACTGGATATATAATAAGAAGCAAGAGATCTGACATACTTTTATTGCATGACGAAACTGGTAAGTGAGAGAGGGATGGCCAAGGGGCTGGAATGTTATCATTTAAATCACAGACGAAGCTGATCCCCGTACTTTGGTCAAGTACAGCATCTGATGGTAGACTAGGCAAAAGACACCCAGAAACTACACCCacgagaagagcaaaaaaaattCAGTTAATTAAACTATCACAAAGAAAGTGACATAGGTAAAGTACATGATATAACACACAAGGAGCCCCATCCAAAGGAGGAAAATTAACATGTAGTACTTTGACAAAAACAATGTTTTCCAACACAAAATGTAGATTTCTTCTCTCAGGTATGAAACGACAATATTGAAATTTCCAAACCTTAAAGACAGTCACTTTGGACTACTCGAGGTTCAAGAGTTGCCTGCTTAGTCCAACACATTGATCTTCAATAATACAGCCAATGCTCTATTAACTAATAATATACTtttagagggtgtttggattgacttattttaagtgcTTATTGTCTTTTAAGCACTTTTCTAGTTTTTGTGGTGTTCGGCAAagataaaaagtgcttaaaagctaaGTTACTCGGAATCTCCTAAATTGTCGTCGGGTGCGTGTCGTatccttcaaaagtagtgtattttaggaggatccgacacgggtgcggcaacacTTTTTCCGAGTAACTTAGCTTAAAAGCACTTATTTTTAGGCATGAAAAGTACAAAAATCAGCCAAAAGCCAAAAGTTGTATATCCAACTTATggcttttagcttataagctactccctacggatcaaaaaaagagtccacttagccatttgcacacccttcaagaaactactcactccaagaaaaaaaatgtaaatttactaaactacccctaattttTTAGGCATTGGGAtgtgatcacataacacttaatagggtcaaatctggaaagataaggttaattgtttcttggTTTCATAAGTGCACACTTTTTTTGACCcatgaaaaaaaggctaagtggacgcttttttttttatccggagagaGTACTTTTTaaaagccaatccaaacaccctTTTAATCCACGATCATGTAATTGAATGTCTTAACCAACTCCTATCCACGTCCCATAATGGAATTTCTTATGCTTCAACAAAAGTCATTTGTgtgtttttttgtgtgtgttgggGTGAGGGGTTAAAATTGTTTTTCTTAATGCAGAGCAGATGCTTCAAATGATAAAGGACAGACGAAAACGTACGGCATAGAGATTAATTAAGAAACAAGCAAGTAAGTAAATTACCTTCGGGTGCGACTGGTGTAGTCATTTGAAGAAAACCGGCCCCGATGGATATGACAAAACAGAAATTCCAAGTTAGCTTGGTAGATTTGCAGGCAGCAAAATGCTCAAAAAGTGGCATTTAAATAATAACTTACCTTGCACAGAGAAGTCCTTGAGGCTAATGTGACAAAGATTGTATATATTTTTGCTCACATTGGCTTTCTGTAACTTGACTCCAAGTGAAGAAGCACAATCCAAAGCTTGCAAGTTGGTTACAAAACTCTGCCTTTGTAAGTGAGACACATAGCTCTCAATTGTATTACAGCATGCTGTTTGGTTATTCATTCCATCTCCACAAGCCTTTGTAACATGGCTCGTATTAGGGAATACCAGAGGGCACACTGAAGGGGAGAAAAACAGATTACTAACTTTAAAACTATATAATACCAAGATGAAAATGACAAAAATCAATGTAAGAGATTCTAGTTCCTTTAGCAAGCATAAGTGCATGACAATTTTTGTAAGATGAGTAGCTAACTCAAGTGAACTCAACGATAATCATATAAGTACAAATATGCTTGGGTGGGGTGACACTTGAAGGACAGGAAGAGAGTAACTAAATGAATAGGTACTTGGCCAACCTGGTTTTGGATTAAAATAGAGTGTCTTAAAACTAACTTAGAAACTATTCCAAGTTTATTATGACAGGAACACAAAAATATTTCCTTCTTCTCCTAGAGCTCAAAATAGTGAAGAACCATTCACCATTAACTACCAAGGAAAATTAATGATAATAAAATCTATAGTCGTTAATAGGGAAGTGTACTGCCATTGATTTATGACAAACTACCAATTCTAGAAGGTTTTTTATTTAGAAAAAACTCCCAACTAAGGGTGTGTTCTGtaggaaggaaaatgttttccatgaaAAGTGCTTTCTTGGAAAATGTCTTCCAGTGTTTCTTACTTATTTCCTCGTGTTCGGTACATGAGCAAAAATTTTATCCTAAAattatttgtatataatctagacaaatactatgGGAGGTGTGAGGATGAAGCTGAGGTGTCTTGGAGGGTGGGGAGGACACAATCAATGCGGACTGCCCATGtagaacttgttttccctacttccactagggaagtcattttcctcattttaaaTAAtgattttcctagagaaaatgttttccaacaATTTTGACCAACCatatgagaaaattggaaacATTTTCCGAGATGTCTACCATAGTCCCTTTTTGAAACCACGTCCAATCTAGTACCTCTGCTTTGCTCTGGTACTATTAGTATGTTAAGGTACTATGCTGAAGTGTGTGATCACCTCAACTAACAGTTTAAGCATCGAGAGACacccttttatttacttaattatgtctCCAACACATTAAATCGTCATAGCGAAAAGTCAGTAGAAAATAGACAAACCATCTCAAGCTACCCTCTCCTCATTATATCCTTTATGTGTACTACTTGAACTGTCTGTTAGACATGATCATTACTAATGTTATCCTATCCCATGCACTCGCAAAACCATTCTTGTGAATTATTTGGACCTTATGTCAGAACATTTACTAGCATCCCACCATCTCCTATTTTAAGAAAATTTAAGTATCTCCTCTGTATATTGGCattcaaaattaaaatttgttGTTCATATACAAATGCAACTACATGCTTTCTCAGATGGTCTTTTCATCATCAATGTAAAACTTAAGAACATATATAAAGAATAAGCAATGCAACTGTTAAGAAGCATAAGGAAGGACTTGTATGTATTCCTCACCTTTATTATTTTTGCAGTTAGATAGTCCTCTAAGAACATCTTTTGCACCTTTAGGGTCAAGTTTACTCGCCAGCCAACGGTGTGCAATCCTTCTGCAATCATTGACCCTAGTCGAGTGGTCAGACAGCACCTCAGCACTTTCCATGCTCAGATCATATGCTTTTAGTGCAAGTTTTTTAGCTGCTTCTGATATAGCATTTTGGCAAGTTTGCTCGCAGCATTCATTTACAAGGTCAATCTTCCCGCAGGCAGCAAGTAGGCTAGATGAGTCCACTGTGGTTTCAAACTCACGAACATCTTTGACTGGGCAAGAACCTTCTGTAAGATTTGATGGATGGAGAGAGCATATGTGCTGTAAAGTGTCATTGGCACCCTGGCTTACCAGAATTTGCTGAAAATCTGAAAGGCAATGCTTTGCAAGTGTTCCATTTAAAGCAAGCATATTTGTGTATTTACTAGACTGCCCGATAAGAATAACAAGAGTTGTTTGCAGTTGTGGGCAACACATGACATTAGCCAGATACTCTGCAAATGGAGCAACACAATCAATTGATGTCACACCCATCATGCTTTCCACAGCATCAAATTTCAGCGTACAGAGTCCTGAAGAGTATGAAAGGAAGAGTCACTGACTGAGCTGACAGAAAATCAAGATCTATATGAGTTGTATATAATTTTTCAACTCTAAATTGGTCTAAAATTTGAAGTGGCCCcagtttttaaaaattttgatcTTGCTCAAGCCTAAGAGATTATCATAATTAAATACAGAACCAGACCCGATAATTTTGGTAAACTGCTGTTTGTGAAAGGTGCCCACGGAGAAGGTGCCAGAAGAGGGAGAAAGGGTTGAGGAGAAGCAGTTGGGGAGATCTCAGGCAACAGAGCATCCTCCTTTCTGTCCACGTTTAAAGAGCCCTGGAGAGAATTTACTGAACTGCAACTGGAGTCCTGGAGGTCTGGACAATCAGAAATTCCATCAGAAATAAGGAATAGCATTGATTCCTCTTAGGAGATGACCAACTAAAAACGCTTACAACCAGCAAAGGCATACATACAGACTACAGTTACATATGTATCAAAGCTACAAGCTAGTATCGTGAGCCTGTGCTCCCATGCAGTAAATGGAAAAGATATTAAGTGGCTAAGAAGAAACCACTAGAGCCATCAGATAATATAGTCCCCCAAAGAAAAAAGTAGTTGCAGCACGCAATCAAACCTTTTGTGAATGTGACTTAACATTCTTAGTGTCTGTGAGATCTTGAAGATTCAGAAAAGTTATATACCTAGAGAAACCGGTATTTCTAGAACTTCATGTTTCACTTTGTGCCAATGAGTTGGTTAAATCTTACTGCCCACAACAGAAACTGCCTCACATCTCACTTTGTCGAGATTTAGCCCATTAAACCATCCTATATTTGCTTTTAGCAAAATTTTTATGCTCCCATTGTTTAAAGATTTCTACAATACAATGTAGAGGTCGAAATTCCTATGATTCTAAACAATCCCTTTCCTAATATCATAGTGCTTCGCAAGTCTCCAATTCATTCCAATACAAAGAGATGCATGGTATTCTCTCTTCTAAGTGGAAGCCTATGGAAGCTTAACATCATCCCAAAAGGAAATCTCTTGGCTCATCATTAGTCAGCTTGTGGGGTGTAACCTACCCTGAAAACAACTACTAGTAGTCTGCTGCCCTACCCCAGTATAGTTTGATGGACAAATCACTACAATGGCAGCCCAACTTCTGATACTTCCGCGCGATACGAGCGCATTGAGTCGGCATTCATCTATATGGGGTGTACCCCGGATTTTGCTTTTTTGATAATCAATAAGTTGTGTAGGCTTCGATACATTTATAATAGTGATCTTATCACTTAGCTAAATACATGTTGTAGATCACCTATAAACATTTGATCAGCTGAAAAATAGCTGCTTCAAAATAGTAACCAAGGAATTGTTCATTTGGTGACAAATCCACAGAGGAGCATTTAAAATGAAAATACATAAAATAAATTTCACCTCCAGTGTATCAACTCAAACCCTAGAGTATGCCTAAAGAAGTGCAGTTCCAATCATCCAGTACAATTTTTAAGATCCATAAATCTTCCATCCCTTTACAGAAAAAAACACTGCCATAGCAGCAAGACAACAATTCCCCCTACTGGAAGCTACTAGATAATCCAAATTTCAACATTACAGTAATCAGTGAaccacaaataaaaaataaaaaaatgttttGAGCTGAAATCCAGAACTAGAGCAGTATAAAACAGAAAGCTCCAGCTAACAGCATATTCTTACTGTACTAAACCCAATTACCCAACACCCACATAAAGTAGAAAACTTTATAGAAACCCAACTAGATTTCTAGCAAACTTGAGCAATAACAGTTACAACAGCTACATATCATCCAACATAGAAGCAAACTAAATTGGaaaaaattcaagaatacttaCAAAGAAGCAGTAGAAACACATCTAGAAGGTAAAGCTTGAAACTTTGAGACACCCCACCTCTCATCCTTGCTAGCCTTTGAACCAAATCCCCAAATAGACCCCAATATGTAAACAGCAATAGAAACAAgaaaacccccccccccccaaaaaaaaaaaaaaaatcttggtcTTTGAGGTGAGAAATGATgatggttgttgttaatgtgaAGAAAGagtatagtagtagtagtagtggcAGAGTGCAGCCATGAATGAGGCTTGCTTAGTTGTGTGGGGACAAAAAGCAGTAATAAAGGTATAGCTGTCCAAATTGTGCATGTGACCCTACTATTATTAATTTCATCATATAGAGTAAACTGTAAAGAAGAAACTTTGTAATGTGAAAACTGAGATATTGACATGAGGGAGCATTAAAATCCATCAACTGCCTTGTTTTTTTGGCTCTAACCACTTGCTTGGAT
Above is a genomic segment from Lycium barbarum isolate Lr01 chromosome 12, ASM1917538v2, whole genome shotgun sequence containing:
- the LOC132621112 gene encoding uncharacterized GPI-anchored protein At1g61900 encodes the protein MRGGVSQSFKLYLLDVFLLLLYLQDSSCSSVNSLQGSLNVDRKEDALLPEISPTASPQPFLPLLAPSPWAPFTNSSLPKLSGLCTLKFDAVESMMGVTSIDCVAPFAEYLANVMCCPQLQTTLVILIGQSSKYTNMLALNGTLAKHCLSDFQQILVSQGANDTLQHICSLHPSNLTEGSCPVKDVREFETTVDSSSLLAACGKIDLVNECCEQTCQNAISEAAKKLALKAYDLSMESAEVLSDHSTRVNDCRRIAHRWLASKLDPKGAKDVLRGLSNCKNNKVCPLVFPNTSHVTKACGDGMNNQTACCNTIESYVSHLQRQSFVTNLQALDCASSLGVKLQKANVSKNIYNLCHISLKDFSVQVAPEVSGCLLPSLPSDAVLDQSTGISFVCDLNDNIPAPWPSLSHLPVSSCNKTVKIPALPAAASGQISLNSLSIRSHLCLLALIVLGSLFYT